From Caldisericota bacterium, a single genomic window includes:
- a CDS encoding type 1 glutamine amidotransferase domain-containing protein: MKTIAVFIEDNFNEFELIYPYYRLKEAGFNAVLVGTEKKAYHSKIGLVLDAEMPIDDVHPENFSGVVIPGGYAPDRLRGNSKILQFVKKMFDEEKLVAAICHAGWVLISAHIVNGVTLTGVSAIKDDLKNAGAKYVDEEVVVDGNLITSRTPSDLPAFMREIIKFLNAG; the protein is encoded by the coding sequence ATGAAAACAATAGCAGTGTTTATTGAAGATAATTTTAATGAATTCGAGTTGATTTATCCTTATTATAGATTAAAAGAAGCTGGTTTTAATGCTGTGCTTGTAGGCACGGAGAAAAAGGCCTATCATTCCAAAATAGGGCTTGTTTTAGATGCTGAAATGCCAATTGATGATGTTCACCCAGAAAATTTCAGTGGTGTTGTTATTCCCGGTGGCTATGCACCTGACAGATTAAGGGGAAACTCAAAGATATTACAATTTGTGAAGAAAATGTTTGACGAAGAAAAGCTCGTTGCGGCAATTTGCCATGCTGGATGGGTTTTGATTTCTGCACATATTGTTAACGGCGTAACTTTGACAGGTGTCTCTGCAATAAAAGATGATTTAAAAAATGCAGGCGCTAAGTATGTTGACGAAGAGGTTGTTGTTGACGGGAATCTTATTACATCGAGAACTCCATCCGACCTACCTGCGTTTATGAGAGAGATTATAAAATTTTTAAATGCAGGATAG
- a CDS encoding macro domain-containing protein codes for MQILYEKEITGVKIQIACGDITEEEVDAIVNAANRYLSHGGGVAGAIVSRGGHVIQEESDSIIQKKGPLKVGEAVITSGGNLKAKYVIHTVGPVWGEGNEDDKLRNAILSVLTIATKYKLKSISILAVSCGIFGFPKKRGTQLICETIKQYLENNGTTLKEIHLIGIGEEVPELFKEAMADG; via the coding sequence ATGCAAATATTATATGAGAAAGAAATAACAGGAGTAAAAATACAAATTGCTTGCGGAGATATTACAGAAGAGGAAGTTGATGCAATTGTAAATGCTGCCAATAGATATCTTTCTCATGGCGGCGGCGTTGCTGGAGCTATTGTAAGTAGAGGTGGACATGTTATACAAGAGGAAAGCGACAGTATTATTCAAAAGAAAGGACCACTTAAAGTAGGAGAAGCCGTTATTACAAGTGGCGGAAACCTTAAAGCAAAATACGTAATTCATACTGTCGGCCCTGTTTGGGGCGAAGGGAATGAAGATGACAAGCTCCGGAATGCGATTCTTTCTGTGTTAACAATTGCGACAAAATATAAATTAAAAAGTATAAGTATACTGGCTGTAAGCTGTGGAATATTTGGTTTTCCAAAGAAAAGAGGAACGCAACTTATATGCGAGACCATTAAGCAATATCTTGAAAACAATGGGACGACACTCAAAGAGATTCATCTTATAGGCATAGGAGAAGAGGTCCCAGAATTGTTTAAGGAGGCAATGGCAGATGGTTAA
- a CDS encoding ribonuclease HI family protein codes for MVNIYTDGASRGNPGESAFAFIFTEKGKVIFLSAEYIGSATNNIAEYRAIISALREARNRNIKKASLISDSELVISQINGAYKTKAAHLKKLNEEVKELSAQFVSIKFGNAPRTDKFIGIADKLCNTILDLA; via the coding sequence ATGGTTAATATTTATACGGATGGTGCATCGCGTGGTAACCCCGGAGAAAGTGCTTTTGCTTTTATCTTTACAGAGAAAGGCAAAGTGATTTTTCTTTCTGCGGAATATATAGGTAGTGCGACAAATAACATTGCAGAATACAGGGCAATTATTTCAGCATTGCGGGAGGCAAGGAACAGGAACATAAAAAAGGCGTCTTTGATATCGGACAGCGAGCTTGTCATTTCCCAGATTAACGGGGCATATAAAACAAAGGCCGCACATCTCAAAAAGTTAAATGAAGAAGTGAAAGAGCTGAGTGCCCAGTTTGTCAGTATAAAATTTGGCAATGCCCCGCGAACAGATAAATTTATTGGTATTGCGGATAAGCTTTGTAATACTATTTTAGACCTTGCGTAG
- the rsmD gene encoding 16S rRNA (guanine(966)-N(2))-methyltransferase RsmD: MRIITGKFKGKVLFSPPKNIALRPTSDKIREAIFDTIRDVVKDSFFLDLFAGSGAVGLEALSEEAKFVVFIDKNGVTIQTLKKNVYLLSAQNDVSIMKRDVLAALKNYQKIEEKITEKFNIIFLDPPFPSLLAGKVVEMLSNFPLLKNDSIVIAEHGTREKLPQEIVGKNTLEKIKEKKYGKIAVTYYKVSVQESDTTEK; encoded by the coding sequence ATGAGAATAATAACCGGAAAATTCAAAGGGAAAGTTCTCTTTTCGCCGCCAAAGAATATAGCGCTCAGGCCTACAAGCGACAAAATAAGGGAGGCAATATTCGATACAATAAGAGATGTAGTAAAGGATAGTTTCTTCCTGGATCTTTTTGCTGGTTCCGGTGCCGTAGGTCTTGAAGCATTAAGCGAGGAAGCTAAATTTGTTGTATTTATCGATAAAAATGGAGTAACAATCCAAACATTAAAAAAAAATGTATATTTACTTTCCGCTCAAAACGATGTTTCAATCATGAAGAGAGATGTTCTTGCTGCACTCAAAAACTATCAAAAAATTGAGGAAAAAATAACAGAAAAATTCAATATCATATTCCTTGACCCGCCGTTTCCATCTCTTCTGGCAGGAAAAGTAGTAGAAATGCTTTCAAACTTTCCGCTGCTAAAGAATGATTCCATTGTTATCGCGGAACACGGAACAAGAGAAAAACTTCCACAAGAAATTGTAGGAAAAAACACCTTAGAAAAAATTAAAGAAAAAAAATACGGGAAAATTGCTGTAACGTATTATAAAGTATCAGTCCAGGAATCTGATACTACCGAAAAATAA